In Aegilops tauschii subsp. strangulata cultivar AL8/78 chromosome 3, Aet v6.0, whole genome shotgun sequence, one genomic interval encodes:
- the LOC109775661 gene encoding F-box/FBD/LRR-repeat protein At1g13570-like, giving the protein MSTCKKARAEGICVVTLDRLSSLPPEIKGNILSLLNVEEAVRTCTLSSTWRDAWANMPKISLRDGNFARTKFVTLVDMVLSLHKGTIEECHISGNKNYHDEFGRWMLMLSRKSPRSVIIKLNSGPMYRIPSCLFSLGDLKSLRLKNCIISLPRVFQGFKSLTYLSLSFFSSTDRDIQNLISFCPELTYLRLTSFEGIKCLNIQSPTLEDLLVDGYFEDINLDAPNLEEAILSLDLKAKSYQFVPIPHDKESHVKQSLGSLSDIEMLLVGGFFMKYLSKGCIVTKLPVVFTRLEDIYLVICLSDQRQVLTACSLFQNAPNLKNLGMLSYPSRTWDEDKASIQELTLQMQMDHLVTASVKEFRGRDYEVDFVAKLLTWAPALEEVKLEWKGQIDRSMVLTKLLALPRVSPRAKVIVT; this is encoded by the exons ATGAGTACCTGTAAAAAGGCCAGGGCGGAAGGTATATGTGTTGTGACTTTAGATAGACTGAGCAGCCTACCGCCAGAGATAAAGGGCAACATCCTCTCCCTTTTGAATGTCGAAGAAGCAGTTAGGACTTGCACCTTATCAAGTACTTGGAGGGATGCATGGGCTAATATGCCAAAAATATCTCTGCGCGATGGAAATTTTGCACGAACCAAGTTCGTTACGTTGGTCGATATGGTGCTATCACTCCACAAAGGAACTATAGAAGAGTGTCATATTTCAGGTAACAAAAATTACCATGATGAGTTCGGTAGGTGGATGCTCATGCtgtcaagaaaatcaccaagatCAGTTATAATCAAGTTGAACTCAGGGCCAATGTATAGGATTCCCTCATGCCTCTTTTCTCTCGGCGATCTGAAGTCTCTGCGACTGAAAAACTGCATTATCAGCTTGCCACGGGTATTCCAAGGTTTCAAGAGCCTAACTTACCTCAGCCTGAGCTTTTTCTCCTCCACAGACAGGGATATCCAAAATCTGATCTCCTTTTGTCCTGAACTGACTTATTTGAGATTAACTTCTTTTGAGGGCATCAAATGTCTAAACATTCAATCTCCTACACTGGAAGATCTTCTTGTTGATGGGTACTTTGAAGACATTAATTTAGATGCCCCTAATCTGGAGGAGGCCATTCTCTCTCTTGATCTCAAAGCTAAGTCATATCAATTTGTTCCAATTCCGCATGACAAGGAAAGCCATGTCAAGCAGTCATTGGGAAGCCTGAGTGACATCGAAATGCTTTTAGTTGGTGGTTTTTTCATGAAG TATCTATCAAAGGGGTGCATAGTTACGAAGCTCCCTGTCGTGTTTACTCGCCTAGAGGATATTTATCTTGTGATATGCCTTTCGGACCAGAGGCAAGTCTTGACCGCGTGTTCATTATTTCAGAATGCCCCCAACTTGAAGAACCTTGGGATGTTG AGTTACCCTTCGAGAACATGGGATGAGGATAAGGCTAGCATTCAAGAGCTTACCCTGCAAATGCAAATGGACCATCTCGTAACAGCTAGTGTGAAAGAATTTAGGGGTCGGGACTACGAAGTCGATTTCGTGGCAAAGCTACTGACCTGGGCACCTGCTTTGGAAGAAGTGAAATTAGAGTGGAAGGGTCAAATAGACCGCAGCATGGTTCTTACCAAGCTATTAGCTCTGCCGAGAGTGTCTCCCAGGGCCAAGGTCATTGTTACATGA